DNA sequence from the bacterium genome:
AATAATCCTTTGGTCAGGGAAACCGTTTTTCAGCAGCCTGAGCCCGTTCGGTTGCTGCATCATAGTTCTTTTCCAGAAACGCGATCAGACCGCTGACATATTCCGGAGGATTCAATTTTCATGGCATTAGCAATGACAAGAAACGTGCCAGAGTCATTTCCTTCTAGATTTCGGTTGTTTAGCCAAGGACTTCTGTAAGCCAACCACACACTTTTGTGCAGAATCCATACAAACGACTTTGATAGAATCAGAAGCGGTCATGACGATTCAACAGGCGATTCTGTATGGCGAAGAAGCTCTTCAAGAAAAGGGCGTGGATCAGGCACGCTGGAATTCAGAACGACTCCTGCTTCTAGCGCTGCAACAACCTCGCAGCAAGGTTTACTCGGACCTGAAACGGGAATTGTCTGATCAGGAGCTCTCCCGTTTTATTGCCTTGATTGAGCGAAGGGCCACGCATTACCCGCTGGCGTATTTGGAAGGCACGCAGGAGTTCTTCGGACGGGAATTCCATGTCAATGAATCTGTATTGATTCCTCGTCCTGAAACCGAAGAAATCATTCAAGCTGTGAAGAGTCTGCAGTTAAAAGAAAGGCCGGTTTTTTTGGATTTGGGTTCCGGCTCCGGAAACATTCCGGTCACTCTGGCTCTGGAGATAAAGGATAGTTTTGCAGTCGGACTCGAGCTTTCGGAGAAGGCGATTCCGGTCCTCAGGCAGAATCAAAGAGGGAATGTTCAGATTGTTCGCGGAGACTTCACAGTTCTCTGTTTTCGGCCTGCCACTTTTGAAGTCATTACAGTGAATCTACCTTATGTGGAAACGCAAGAGTACGGGGAATTACCTCCTGAAACTCTGTGGGAACCGAAGATTGCTCTGCATGTGGAATCGCTGGAAGAATCTTATGGAAAAGTGATGCAGCAAAGCCTTGCTGTGTTGAAGCCTGGCGGTTATCTGGTGATGGAGATTGGTTTCGGACAATCAGAAAGACTGCAAAAATTGGTTGATTCGTTTCCGGAATTCACAGTGCAGGAGATAAGGAAGGATCAAAGGGGCATTCCCAGAGTTTTGGTTCTTCAGAAAGTCATATTCCCGAACAAACCAATCACTTCAAGCTAGCGTCCTGAGTGGCTCTAAGCAGCGGGAAACTTTACCGCGCCAATTTGAAGCATGACTCCCATAAAATCTGCCTCCGACCAGACCTCTGTGATCTTGCTACCTTCAACGCGGTAGGCGTGTAATTCGGACCAGGTAACTTTCTTACCTGTTGGCGGGGTCCCGAGCAGCTCACCTTTGTGAGTTGCAACGGCATTTGCTCGCTCAACGATAATATTGCCATCGACAACAAAGAATTCGCGTTCAACATGAACATCAGGAAACGCTCCACACATTAGTTCACCATTGATTCGCATGCCTTCGCGGCCTTGCGGTAAGCCGGGTAAAGGGATGTGAACTTTGCAATCTTCAGATACGAGATCGTCAACGATGTTCGGGTTATGGCGGTTCTTGTATTCATCGACGAAGCGTTCAACCACAGTTTTCTTGTCGGCCACTGTGGAAGCCATATAAGGCTTGCCGGTTCCAGTAACGACTAAAAGTCGGAGGCTTTCCAGATAATAGCCCCAGTTGAAATTGTACCGCCCGTACTCTTCGTTGCTCAGTTCTTGGCTGTATTCCTGCTGAAAAAAAAGAACACAGCCACTCCCACGAGGCTCAATTTCGAAACGAAAAGTGTTTTCGAGCCACGGCCCATGTCCAGCTATGCACTTCCACCCAACCAAGTTCGGTTTCTCAAGTGAAGTGATTAACATTTCAGGATTGAAGGTCTTTCCAAAAGTAAACGCTATAGTCCCACCAATTCGTAGATCAAGCTTGACTTTGGGTGTCCACCAACCGGAAAGCCCTCGTTCTGTTGAAAGGGCTTCGAAGACCTTCGCCGGCGGAACATCGATATCAACAGTATGCAAGATCGTCTTCATCGATTCCTCCTATTTGTAATTCGTCCTCTTGTCTTATCGTTTGAACTGATCCGCAGCACCGCAGCGCTGTTTGTACTCCTACAAATTCTAGGAGTTTAGTGCTCTCTCTGCCACTCATTAGAGCGATGACGAACCTTCCGAAAGTACGGGATGCATCTGTAGCCGTTAAACTGTTATTTTTTCGGGTGTTGTTTCTTCTGGATAGGGGCGAAAGCGGGCGGGCGCCCACGTTATTTTGATTACTTGACCATCAAGCGAGTATTGCTGCGGAGCAAGCTTTCAAATTCCACGGCTGGAACCGGACGGCTGAAATAGAAGCCCTGCATCTCATCGCAGTTTTCCGAAAGGAGAAATTGAAGCTGTTCCTGCGTCTCAACACCTTCTGCAATTACATTCAGCTGTAAAGTATGTGCCAGTACAATGATGGCGCGTGTTATTGCAGAATCGTTTGAATCCGCCGGGATGTCGCGGACAAAGGATTGATCGATCTTCAAAGAATCAATCGGTAACTGTTTTAAGTAACTCAATGAAGAAAACCCAGTTCCAAAATCATCGATAGAAATATGAATCCCCAGTGACTTCAAATCTCCAATTCTTCGCATTGTTTCGGGAGTGCTTTGCATCAACACCGTTTCCGTGATTTCAATTTCTAGTAACTGCGGCATCAAACCGGTCTCCTGTAAAATGGATGCGATCCGTTCCGTCAGTTTTTGTTGTTTGAATTGATGAGCGGAGAGATTCACTGCAACCCTGATGGGCGAATGATTAGGAAGCTGCCAGCTCCTGCACTGCTCGCATGCGTTTCGCAGGACCCATTCTCCCAGGCTTGTGATCGACCCCGTCTCTTCGGCCAGCGGAATAAACTGAGCCGGCGAAACAAGTCCAAGCTGTGGGTGGTTCCATTTCAATAAAGCTTCGGCGCCTACAATCATGCCGTTCCGAAGATTCACTTTCGGCTGATAATCAATCAAGAATTCTTTGCGTTCCAGCGCATTGCGCAAATGGTTTTCCAGCGACAATTGCTTCAATAGAGTGACTTGCATTTCCGCTGTATAAAACTGGTAATTGTTCCGGCCCTCCTGTTTTGCTTTGTACATCGCTGTTTCTGCGTTCTTAAACAGGCTGTCAATGTTGTGATCATCCAGCGGATACAGAGTAATACCGATACTGGCTCCGATGTAGAAATTCTGGTGCTCCAACCGGAACGGTTTTTCGAACGTTGTGAGAATTTTTTGCGCCATGTCGGCAGCTTGCTGCACATTTTCCAGGTCTCGAAGAATAATGGTGAATTCATCCCCCGCCGTCCGACCTACCGTATCTCCAGCTTGCACAGTGGTTGCGAGCCGCTGAGCCACCTGGCGCAAAAGTAAATCCCCCGCATCGTGACCCAGAGTATCGTTGATGGTTTTGAAACGATCCAGATCCACCAGCATCACAGCCACAATCTTGGCGTGATTGGATGCGTCGATCATTGCCTGTTTGAGACGATCCGTGTACAACAGCCGGGTCGGCAGGTCCGTTATCTGATCGTAATTCGCCAGATAGTCAAGGCGTTCTTCAGCGAGCTTCCATTCGGTAATATCCATCATCGTGCCTTCGATCAATTCCGAGCCCTTTTCATCCGGAACAATAGTCACGTTTTCTAAAACCCAGAGTGGACTACCGTCTTTCTTTTTCAAAAGCGACTGAACATTTGTCAGCACATGGTGCTCATTCAGCTTATTCAAGAAACTCTCTCTTCTGCGGGGATGATGATAGAAATCGAGAGCCTTGTGAGTTTTTACTTCTTCCACTGAACTGT
Encoded proteins:
- a CDS encoding peptide chain release factor N(5)-glutamine methyltransferase; protein product: MTIQQAILYGEEALQEKGVDQARWNSERLLLLALQQPRSKVYSDLKRELSDQELSRFIALIERRATHYPLAYLEGTQEFFGREFHVNESVLIPRPETEEIIQAVKSLQLKERPVFLDLGSGSGNIPVTLALEIKDSFAVGLELSEKAIPVLRQNQRGNVQIVRGDFTVLCFRPATFEVITVNLPYVETQEYGELPPETLWEPKIALHVESLEESYGKVMQQSLAVLKPGGYLVMEIGFGQSERLQKLVDSFPEFTVQEIRKDQRGIPRVLVLQKVIFPNKPITSS
- a CDS encoding EAL domain-containing protein — protein: MEKNIRILILEDNEADAELIERELRKAKIEFLAKRAETRTVFLREISYFKPDIVLSDYVMAGFSAKDALDLLKQFAPSVPLIVVSGSIDDQKAVDIVHTGAANYVTKGHLFRIVPAVIDALAKKRLREERERAADKLLQSEQQYRLLFEANPQPMWVFDVETLAFLNVNSAALTQYGYTKEEYFSMTIKDIRPPEDVPLLIDYITNRPSQPRSNLSWRHRKKDGTIIDVEVASNPILYEGKAARLVAIRDITERKRSEAALKESERRFRETLEKIQLIAVTLDLQGRVTFCNSFLLQLTGCKSDAIMGKDWFEVFFPPENSDKARNDYLQSLSQGALNLHRENEIITRNGAHRTILWNNTLLRDIDGAAIGVTSIGQDVTEQKWAEEALKKSERRYRDLFERNLAGVYRTTMDGVILDCNDAYAKTLGYSSVEEVKTHKALDFYHHPRRRESFLNKLNEHHVLTNVQSLLKKKDGSPLWVLENVTIVPDEKGSELIEGTMMDITEWKLAEERLDYLANYDQITDLPTRLLYTDRLKQAMIDASNHAKIVAVMLVDLDRFKTINDTLGHDAGDLLLRQVAQRLATTVQAGDTVGRTAGDEFTIILRDLENVQQAADMAQKILTTFEKPFRLEHQNFYIGASIGITLYPLDDHNIDSLFKNAETAMYKAKQEGRNNYQFYTAEMQVTLLKQLSLENHLRNALERKEFLIDYQPKVNLRNGMIVGAEALLKWNHPQLGLVSPAQFIPLAEETGSITSLGEWVLRNACEQCRSWQLPNHSPIRVAVNLSAHQFKQQKLTERIASILQETGLMPQLLEIEITETVLMQSTPETMRRIGDLKSLGIHISIDDFGTGFSSLSYLKQLPIDSLKIDQSFVRDIPADSNDSAITRAIIVLAHTLQLNVIAEGVETQEQLQFLLSENCDEMQGFYFSRPVPAVEFESLLRSNTRLMVK
- a CDS encoding ester cyclase is translated as MKTILHTVDIDVPPAKVFEALSTERGLSGWWTPKVKLDLRIGGTIAFTFGKTFNPEMLITSLEKPNLVGWKCIAGHGPWLENTFRFEIEPRGSGCVLFFQQEYSQELSNEEYGRYNFNWGYYLESLRLLVVTGTGKPYMASTVADKKTVVERFVDEYKNRHNPNIVDDLVSEDCKVHIPLPGLPQGREGMRINGELMCGAFPDVHVEREFFVVDGNIIVERANAVATHKGELLGTPPTGKKVTWSELHAYRVEGSKITEVWSEADFMGVMLQIGAVKFPAA